A region from the Polaribacter sp. Hel1_33_78 genome encodes:
- the nth gene encoding endonuclease III, whose protein sequence is MTKQEKVQFVIDTLEEKYPEIPIPLDHKDPYTLLIAVLLSAQCTDVRVNKITPLLFAKADNPFDMIKMSVEEIKAIIRPCGLSPMKSKGIYGLSKILIEKYNGEVPQSFEGLEELPAVGHKTASVVMSQAFGIPAFPVDTHIHRLLFRWNLTNGKNVTQTEKDAKRLFPKELWNDLHLQIIWYGREYSPARGWNLDQDIITKTIGRKSVLEEYYKKIKQ, encoded by the coding sequence ATGACGAAGCAAGAAAAAGTTCAATTTGTAATTGACACACTTGAAGAAAAATATCCAGAAATTCCAATTCCTTTAGATCATAAAGATCCATATACTTTGTTAATTGCTGTTTTATTATCTGCACAATGTACAGATGTGAGAGTGAATAAAATAACACCTTTATTATTCGCTAAAGCGGATAATCCTTTTGACATGATAAAAATGTCTGTGGAAGAAATTAAGGCAATTATTAGACCTTGTGGATTATCGCCAATGAAAAGCAAAGGAATATATGGTTTATCGAAAATTTTGATTGAAAAATATAACGGAGAAGTTCCGCAAAGTTTTGAAGGTTTAGAAGAATTGCCTGCTGTTGGTCATAAAACGGCAAGTGTGGTTATGAGTCAAGCTTTTGGTATTCCGGCATTTCCTGTAGATACTCATATTCACAGATTACTATTTCGCTGGAATTTAACAAACGGAAAAAATGTTACACAAACAGAAAAAGATGCAAAACGTTTGTTTCCAAAAGAATTGTGGAATGATTTGCACTTACAAATTATTTGGTATGGCAGAGAATACTCTCCTGCACGAGGGTGGAATTTAGACCAGGATATCATTACCAAAACCATTGGAAGAAAATCAGTTTTGGAGGAATATTATAAAAAAATAAAGCAATAA
- a CDS encoding RNA polymerase sigma factor: MRNKKETDSNLVKSYIEGNEFSLEILIKRHQQRLYSFIYSKIQDRDITEDVFQDTFIKVIRTLKKGNYNEEGKFLPWVMRISHNLVIDHFRKSNRMPTFKNTDEFDIFSVLGDGSLNAEKKIIQEQIYSDVRDLVKELPEEQKEVLIMRMYKDMSFKEISENTGVSINTALGRMRYALINMRKLIEKHEIILVN; encoded by the coding sequence ATGCGTAATAAAAAAGAAACAGACAGCAATTTAGTAAAGAGTTACATCGAAGGGAATGAATTTTCTTTAGAAATCCTAATTAAAAGACATCAGCAAAGATTATACAGCTTTATTTATAGTAAAATTCAGGATAGAGATATTACTGAAGATGTTTTTCAGGATACCTTCATTAAGGTCATTAGAACGCTGAAAAAAGGAAATTATAATGAAGAAGGTAAATTTTTACCTTGGGTGATGCGTATCTCTCATAATTTAGTTATTGATCATTTTAGAAAATCTAATAGAATGCCAACATTTAAAAATACTGATGAATTTGATATTTTTTCTGTTTTAGGTGATGGGAGTTTGAATGCTGAAAAAAAAATTATCCAAGAGCAGATCTATAGTGATGTAAGAGATTTAGTGAAAGAATTGCCAGAAGAACAAAAAGAGGTTTTAATAATGCGCATGTATAAAGACATGAGTTTTAAAGAAATAAGCGAGAATACTGGTGTTAGTATTAATACAGCATTGGGCAGAATGCGATATGCTTTAATAAATATGAGAAAATTAATAGAAAAACATGAAATTATTTTAGTAAACTAA
- the uvrA gene encoding excinuclease ABC subunit UvrA, which yields MKIDISTVNPKENIIIKGAKLHNLKNIDVVIPRKKLVVITGLSGSGKSSLAFDTLYAEGQRRYVESLSSYARQFLGKLHKPKVDYIKGIAPAIAIEQKVNSTNPRSTVGTSTEIYDYIKLLFARIGRTFSPISGKEVKKDTVSDVVKFVKEFQEKTKLLLLAPIIIDENRDLKTVLQVLEQQGYARLKWNHKVYRIADFPQKDFKNEALFLVVDRIITKDNEDFYHRLADAIQTTFFEGKGICFIENLEDNQVAEFSNKFDLDGMSFLEPNTHLFSFNNPYGACPTCEGYGNVVGIDEALVIPNTGLSIFEDCIFPFKTPSYLHYKEDLIDVAYQFDIPIHKPWFELTEIQKELVWSGNKNFKGIQHFFTVLEEKSYKIQNRVMLSRYRGKTKCTSCHGKRLRKETDFVKINDHTISDLVTLPLDELTLFFKNIKLDKYEAKIGKRLLTEINNRLQFLTDVGLSYLTINRTSNTLSGGESQRINLATSLGSSLVGSMYILDEPSIGLHPKDTERLIGVLKDLRDLGNTVVVVEHDEDIMKEADYIIDIGPEAGTFGGHVVAEGTFKKILKSDSLTAKYLNEELKIEVPTKRRTSKNSIQIIGAREHNLQNIDVTFPLNCLSVITGVSGSGKSTLVKNILYPSMQKKLIGYGDKIGQHTDIKGNFENLKHVEFIDQNPIGRSSRSNPVTYIKAYDDIRMLYSNQKLSNIRNYKPKHFSFNVEGGRCEVCKGEGEVTIEMQFMADVHLECDVCNGKRFKKEVLEVKFDGKSIDDILSLTIDDAVAFFSENLVPKIANKLKPLQDVGLGYVKLGQSSSTLSGGEAQRIKLASFLVKGNSKDKALFIFDEPTTGLHFHDIKKLLGSFNALIDKGHSIIVIEHNIELIKCADYIIDLGLDGGKKGGNLIFQGTPEQLARNKKSYTAKYLAEKLTF from the coding sequence ATGAAGATTGATATTTCTACTGTAAACCCTAAAGAAAACATCATAATTAAAGGTGCGAAACTGCATAATTTAAAAAATATTGATGTCGTTATTCCAAGAAAAAAATTAGTAGTCATTACAGGTCTTTCTGGGTCTGGAAAATCTTCTTTAGCTTTTGATACCTTATATGCTGAAGGTCAAAGAAGATATGTAGAGAGTTTAAGTTCTTATGCGCGTCAGTTTTTAGGTAAATTGCACAAACCAAAAGTAGATTATATTAAAGGCATTGCACCTGCGATTGCCATTGAGCAAAAAGTAAATTCTACAAATCCACGTTCAACAGTGGGAACATCAACAGAAATTTACGATTACATAAAACTTTTGTTTGCAAGAATTGGTAGAACCTTCTCTCCTATTTCTGGTAAAGAAGTAAAAAAAGATACTGTTTCTGATGTCGTGAAATTCGTTAAAGAGTTTCAAGAAAAAACGAAACTACTTTTATTAGCACCAATTATTATCGATGAAAATCGAGATTTAAAGACTGTCTTGCAGGTTTTAGAACAACAAGGTTATGCCCGTTTAAAGTGGAATCATAAAGTATACAGAATTGCAGATTTCCCACAAAAAGATTTTAAAAATGAAGCCTTATTTTTAGTGGTTGATAGAATTATTACGAAAGATAATGAAGATTTTTACCACAGATTGGCAGATGCAATTCAAACTACTTTTTTTGAAGGAAAAGGAATTTGTTTTATTGAAAATTTAGAAGACAACCAGGTGGCAGAGTTTAGTAATAAGTTCGATTTAGATGGCATGTCTTTTCTAGAGCCCAATACACACTTGTTCAGTTTTAACAATCCTTATGGCGCTTGTCCAACTTGCGAAGGTTATGGAAATGTAGTTGGAATTGATGAAGCATTAGTGATACCAAATACTGGGTTATCAATTTTTGAAGACTGTATTTTTCCTTTTAAGACACCTTCTTATTTGCATTATAAAGAAGACTTAATTGATGTTGCCTATCAATTTGATATCCCGATCCATAAACCTTGGTTCGAGCTCACTGAAATCCAAAAGGAATTGGTTTGGAGTGGAAACAAAAACTTCAAAGGAATTCAACATTTTTTTACTGTTTTAGAAGAAAAAAGTTATAAAATTCAAAATAGAGTAATGCTTTCGCGTTATCGTGGAAAAACAAAATGTACTTCTTGCCATGGAAAACGATTACGGAAAGAAACCGATTTTGTAAAAATAAATGATCATACCATTTCTGATTTGGTTACGCTTCCTTTAGATGAATTAACGCTCTTTTTTAAAAACATAAAACTAGATAAGTACGAAGCAAAAATTGGAAAACGTTTACTTACTGAAATTAATAATCGTTTGCAATTTTTAACCGATGTAGGCCTGTCTTACTTGACGATTAACAGAACCTCAAATACTCTTTCTGGTGGTGAAAGTCAGCGTATAAATTTAGCAACTTCTCTAGGTAGTTCTCTAGTTGGCTCTATGTATATATTAGATGAACCAAGCATTGGCTTGCATCCAAAAGATACAGAACGTTTAATAGGAGTGTTAAAAGATTTACGTGATTTAGGAAACACCGTTGTTGTTGTAGAGCATGATGAAGACATCATGAAAGAAGCTGATTACATCATTGATATTGGACCAGAGGCGGGAACTTTTGGTGGTCATGTGGTTGCAGAAGGAACTTTTAAAAAAATTTTAAAATCAGACTCTTTAACAGCAAAATATTTAAATGAAGAGTTAAAAATTGAAGTCCCTACAAAACGTAGAACTTCAAAAAATAGTATACAAATTATTGGAGCAAGAGAGCATAATCTCCAAAATATTGATGTTACATTCCCTTTAAACTGTTTATCTGTAATTACAGGAGTTTCAGGTTCCGGGAAAAGCACATTAGTCAAAAATATTTTATATCCATCAATGCAAAAAAAGTTGATTGGCTATGGAGATAAAATTGGACAGCATACAGATATAAAAGGAAATTTCGAAAATTTAAAACACGTAGAATTTATAGATCAAAATCCTATTGGGCGTTCTTCACGCTCAAATCCGGTAACCTATATTAAGGCCTATGATGATATTAGAATGTTATATTCTAATCAAAAATTGTCAAATATTAGAAATTATAAACCAAAGCATTTTTCTTTTAATGTTGAAGGTGGTCGCTGCGAGGTTTGCAAAGGTGAAGGTGAAGTAACTATTGAAATGCAATTTATGGCAGATGTGCATTTAGAGTGCGACGTTTGTAATGGAAAGCGTTTTAAGAAAGAAGTTTTAGAAGTAAAATTTGATGGAAAATCTATTGACGATATTTTAAGCTTAACTATCGATGATGCTGTTGCATTTTTCTCTGAAAACTTAGTGCCTAAAATTGCCAATAAATTAAAACCTTTACAAGATGTTGGTTTGGGTTATGTAAAATTAGGGCAATCCTCTTCTACCCTTTCTGGTGGTGAAGCCCAAAGAATTAAACTAGCATCGTTTTTAGTAAAAGGAAATTCCAAAGACAAAGCTTTATTTATTTTTGACGAGCCCACAACAGGTCTACACTTTCATGATATTAAAAAATTATTAGGCTCTTTTAATGCCTTAATTGATAAAGGACATTCGATTATTGTA